In Colletotrichum lupini chromosome 6, complete sequence, a single window of DNA contains:
- a CDS encoding NOSIC domain-containing protein: MAAINYLLYEAPMGYGVFQIEHQPDSIGLRQKEAQETIADLSKFGKMVKLVNFTPFDTGKQALDEINHISEGLMSDHLKSVLELNLPQTSGKKSKITIAVAEKNLASVIKSTFSGIDCETSETSEVAGDLLRGVRLHADRLLKGLQTGDSTAAGLGLGHSYSRAKVKFSTTKNDNHVIQASATVEFQDKGVNQFFMRVREWYGWHFPELVKIESDNLTYAKLVLAIGDKATLTDDRLHDIAALVEEDGEKAQAIIDAAKVSMGLSITPADLEIVKGFAEAVVAQAEARRSTANYLDKKMSIVAPNLQTLIGTPVAAKLISHAGSLTNLSKYPASTLQILGAEKALFRALKTKSNTPKYGLIYHSSFIGKAAVKNKGRISRYLANKCSIASRIDNYTENPNTKFGEALRQQVEDRLEFYATGKKPAKNSDVMASVLEQVEGDLTLDDAEMVDAVAEDVKKEKKEKKEKSKDKKEKKEKKRKRESEAGAAEPEKADGEKKKKKKSKSKDE, encoded by the exons ATGGCGGCGATCAACTACCTCCTCTACGAGGCCCCCATGGGCTACGGTGTGTTCCAGATCGAGCACCAGCCCGACAGCATCGGCCTGCGCCAGAAGGAGGCCCAGGAGACCATTGCCGACCTCTCCAAGTTTGGCAAGATGGTCAAGCTGGTCAACTTCACTCCCTTTGA CACCGGAAAGCAGGCACTTGACGAGATCAACCACATCTCCGAGGGTCTCATGTCCGACCACCTCAAGTCCGTCCTCGAGCTCAACCTCCCCCAGACGAGCGGCAAGAAGAGCAAAATCACCATCGCCGTGGCCGAGAAGAACCTGGCCTCCGTGATCAAGAGCACCTTCTCCGGCATCGACTGCGAGACCTCTGAGACCTCCGAGGTCGCCGGCGACCTCCTCCGCGGCGTCCGCCTGCACGCCGACCGCCTCCTCAAGGGCCTGCAGACGGGCGACTCGACCGCCGCCGGCCTCGGTCTCGGCCACTCGTACTCGCGCGCAAAGGTCAAGTTCAGCACCACCAAGAACGACAACCACGTCATCCAGGCCAGCGCCACCGTCGAGTTCCAGGACAAGGGCGTCAACCAGTTCTTCATGCGCGTGCGCGAGTGGTACGGCTGGCACTTCCCCGAGCTCGTCAAGATCGAGTCGGACAACCTCACCTACGCCAAGCTCGTCCTCGCCATCGGCGACAAGGCCACCCTCACCGACGACCGCCTCCACGACATCGCCGCCCTCGTCGAGGAGGACGGCGAAAAGGCCCAGGCCATCATCGACGCCGCAAAGGTCTCCATGGGTCTCTCCATCACCCCCGCCGATCTCGAGATCGTCAAGGGCTTCGCCGAGGCCGTCGTCGCGCAGGCCGAGGCCCGCCGCTCGACCGCAAACTACCTCGACAAGAAGATGTCCATCGTCGCGCCCAACCTGCAGACCCTCATCGGCACCCCCGTCGCCGCCAAGCTCATCTCCCACGCCGGCTCCCTGACCAACCTGTCAAAGTACCCGGCCTCGACCCTGCAGATCCTCGGCGCCGAGAAGGCCCTCTTCCGCGCCCTGAAGACCAAGAGCAACACGCCCAAGTACGGTCTCATCTACCACAGCAGCTTCATCGGCAAGGCCGCCGTCAAGAACAAGGGCCGCATCTCCCGCTACCTCGCCAACAAGTGCTCCATTGCCAGCCGTATCGACAACTACACCGAGAACCCCAACACCAAGTTCGGCGAGGCCCTCCGCCAGCAGGTCGAGGACCGTCTCGAGTTCTACGCCACCGGCAAGAAGCCCGCCAAGAACTCCGACGTCATG GCCTCTGTCCTGGAGCAAGTCGAGGGCGACCTCACGCTCGACGACGCGGAAATGGTCGACGCCGTCGCCGAGGACgtcaagaaggagaagaaggagaagaaggaaaagtccaaggacaagaaggaaaagaaggagaagaagcgcaAGCGCGAGTCCGAGGCCGGCGCCGCCGAGCCCGAAAAGGCAGACGgcgaaaagaagaagaagaagaagtccAAGTCCAAGGATGAGTAA